The segment TTTACCAAAATTATGTTTTCACTTATTTTGTGAGGGTATCAGTGAATGTCTCTAAGATAAATAATGATTAGTAATAATGTTTTCTTGCTATTTCTATAGTCCTGCTCTTCCTACTGGAAACAACCCTAGATATGACCAGCCACAGCAAGGGTTTGATGGTCCTCCAAGATTTGACCAGCCAAATCGCTTTGATGGTCCTCCAAGGTTCGAACAAACGCAGCACCGCTTTGATGGACCCCCAAGGTTCAACCAACCACAGCAGCGCTTTGATGGCCCCCCAAGGTTCAACCCACAACAGCAGCGGTTTGATGGCCCCCCAAGGTTCAACCAACAACAGCAGCGATTTGATGGCCCCCCTCGATTTGACCAACAAAGGCACCGCTTTGATGGTCCACCAAGATTTGACCAACCACGGCAACGCTTTGATGGCCCCCCCAGATTTGGGCCGCCGTCTAGGTTTGACCAGCCCCAAAGGCCTCCTGGCCCTGCGCCTTTTGAACGCCCACCTGGGCCCCAGCAGCAACAGCAAGTAGTCCAACCTAAGGCACAACCTGCCACTACAGACTTGAAGACTCCTGGAAAGACAGCCGGGCAGCTACAGTCTGAAAAAGAAAAAGGTAAATCAAAACCCGGTGATAAGGCCAATTCTGATGACTTGACAGATGACAACTTACTTGGAACTGAGGGcttttttgtccagaaggaccCCATTCCTCAGACATTAAATACCAGCACAAAGCCTGAGGAATCAGAGGACAATCATGCTTCTAACAAAAGTGAGAAACCCAAACCTGGTAACGACAAACCTTCTGTAACTGCTCCCTCTTCTGTAACTGCTCCCTCTTCTGTTGCATCAAAAAATCCTGCTGCACAAAGTTCGCTCAAACCTGATGGGCCATtgacaaaaaacaaaacccCACAGGTTCCAAAGCCCTCAGGAATCCAACAGGAGACTGGCCAGATGCAGTCAAGACCAGATCAACCAAGGCATCCTCCTGGAAGGGGACGAGGCCAGCCACCGGGACCTGTGCAAGGTCGAGGGCGTGGGCAAATGGGGCATGGAGATTTCAGGGGACCTAACTCTATACCACTTGGAGGGGAGATTGAGGAAATGCCGTATGACTACATGCCACTTGAAGAAAACTTGGGGATGCCAGAAGAACAGGAGGAGTATCATTGGCAAGATCCTTCATATGAGGAGTGTGGTGATGAGGAATCAGAGGAGCCCCCTGAAGAAATGTGGATGCAAGATGGATATCACTACGCAGCAGAGGAAGAGTATTATGAAGAGCCAATTTGTGGACCCTCTATGGGGAGAGGAGGCCCCCCCGATGATGAGAGGAGGGCCCCATATGGGAAGAGGAGGACCACCTTTTGGGAGAGGTGGTCCTCCTATGGGTAGAGGGGGGCCGCCTATGGGGAGAGGAGGGCCACCAATGGGGAGAGGAGGGCCACCTTTGGGTAGAGGGGGACCGCCTTTTGGTAGAGGGGGACCGCCTTTTGGTAGAGGAGGTCCAAATATGGGTAGAGGAGGTCCACAAATGGGTAGAGGAGGACCCCCAATGGGTAGAGGAGGACCCCCAATGGGTAGAGGAGGACCCCCAATGGGTAGAGGAGGACCCCCAATGGGTAGAGGAGGACCCCCAATGGGTAGAGGTGGACCCCATATGGGAAGAGGAGGACCACCCATGGGAAGAGGAGGACCACCCATGGGAAGAGGAGGACCACCCATGGGAAGAGGAGGACCAATGGACATGTACTGGGAAGACCCTGAGTCGGCAGAGTACCCGGAGGAAGACGATCCTTACTGGGGCGAAAGGAGACCTCCTATGAGAGGCATGAGACCCCCATTTCCACCTGGCCGGGGCCGTCCCCCACCTGGTCATCCTGGTTTCATGCACCAAGGACGAGGGCGCCCCCCTCATCCAGCGCATGGCCCAATGGATCATGAGGCGTTAGGCCAAGGAATAAACATGGATGATACCGAAATGGATCCCACAATGCACACCGGACATGAGCCTCATAGCCACCCGATGCATCCTGATGCAGGAAGAGAAAGGCATGGCGTGCCACCCCCACCTCACAAAGTGATTGATTCTATAGAGGACCCAATGTACAGTGAAGACATGGAGAGAGATTTAGACTGGCAACCGTCTCATGGCAGAGAACCGTCTCATGGCAGAGAACCTCCTCATGGCAGAGAACCGTCTCATGGCAGAGAACCGCCTCATGGTAGAGAACCGCCTCATGGCAGAGAACCGCCTCATGGTAGAGAACCTCCTCTGCCTCCACATGAGATCATTGATCCTGAAGGAATGAGGCGGAGATCTATGGGTAGAGGGATGGCTAGAGGCATGTCTCGGCCAGGTCCAACACATGAGGAATATGAAGAGAGACATAAAGAGGGTTTCGTGGAGGATTATGGTCATGGAGAACACGGTCGCTGGAGGCCACCACAGGACCATCCTCCTGGTGACTATCGGCATGAGGCCAAGTATGGCTATGAGTCTGAATGGGACAGAGAGCGTGCTCCTCCTGAGAGGGATTATCCCCCCCGCATGCTACGCCCAGAGCCCTACAgagaagaaagagaaagaggtcACCCACATTCTTATGATGAGCATGACAGGGGAAGAGGAGAACTCAGAATTCGGGAGTATAGAGATGAGCCAGCATATCGCCAGGATGACCAACCATACCCGCCATCAGCTCCACCTTCAGAATGGGACAGGCTTTCAAGACTTTCTCCATCACCAGTGAGAGGGTATCCTGCTGAGTATGAGAATCGCAGACCTCGCTATGAAGATCCCAGAGAAGAAACTCTCTTACCTGCTGCTTCACCCATCACAAACTTGCCAGAACATGACCCAGAATCACAAGGATCGAGTGGATCAAATGTACTTGCACTCTCCCAACGTCAACATGAGATCATCTTGAAAGCTGCTCAAGAGCTTAAACTTATAAGGTAAGCTTTATTTCTAGACCTTCAtcataaattaattaattatgctTGTTTTTATTTCCCTAATATTCTAAATATCCAGTTTTCTGCCACCACGCATAAACAGTGAATGTGAACggtatatttttttataaaatcataaaaaaaacatgttatcaAGTTGGGCCAGCCTGCCTTTACACACTGCAGTCCTCAGCAATTCACTGTATTACCTCTTGTACTTTATGTTCAAATGGATTTAAGGGAGAGCTTTTTGGTGAACTTAACTTATTTTGGGTCTACAGAGAATTGCATGAAGGGAAAACACCTGGTACTGCACCCCAGCCTGAATCGGCCGACATCCCAGCCGAGCTTCCTGCTGGTCTTCTTGGTTTGGAGATCCCAGCAGACATCAGGAATGTTCTGAAGGTAATTTAATTCAAATAACACTTGGCTATTTTAGCTTAACAATTTAATCCCTGATACTAGAAGTGCATTGTTGAAAGAATGTATCATCACTGATTATGCAAGTTTGTTTAAAACACTGTGGTCACACACatcttttaaataaatgtttatttaacTGTTGAGTCTTTATCATATTTATTCTGTCATCCTTAGGGCATGAGTGCAGCAGCACAGACGGCTTCAACCGAACCTGGGTCTTGGGATAAACCTGCTGCCACGCGTTACCAGACATCTCTCTCTGCGGCCACACCTTCAGTGATTCCAAAGACTGTGGATTACGGGCATGGCCACGGTATGAGCAGCAAAGATGTACATATTCGaccattaacctgttaagccccaaggtccccgccggcgggtactttagttttttttttcacgacactgtgtctcaggggatcttaatatttaagaacctattaatgtgttataccagattaacgggaataatctcagctaactgacgatacaaaccatttttaccaaaacaaaacacaagtctcataagaagcatctaaatgacctattactgcaccgataatcactcctagctcccttattacttatcctagatGCACATCctacacatcgtttatgatcgcaaggagacacagaatctaacggtgcccacctcaacactgaagaACACAAACTcacgacgttatcaacaaaaaccttcctttttgtttttaacatgagtgtgtgcgggacgatttcccttggattctattggctctaacggtcaaagagatgtcacatgtcaaaatcgaacaaggggggccagagatatggaaaatcacacgcagcaacacactgcggagatggcggagagaacccGCTCCGAGGTatggttaaactatagccgtgtctatgtggacaatactcgttgccaaaagtgcaataagagtttagcatgtaagggcggtaacacgaacaatttgtctaaacattttgcaaaagtgctccacattcagacggaggaatgcaccgggttggactgtttctagcagctctgtagccccatccacgagtaacgtttccatgtcaggtgttatgtatgctagcagcaacacacggagttaactacattatacaaacaggggttaatgattagaggtaacagagttatttagtttgttaaagtttcagctattctgtttacaattctgtcatcacattatttaatacgatcaagctaaatctaaaagttgatggctaaataagagcgtttgagaaattgtgcaaggcataatagtccgaatagtcgatttaatcatttcattaatcgattatcaaattagtcgtttgttgcagccctaatccaaggttagttttcactataagtacaaaatattttttggacagacactataatttacagttttttaccatgttcaatctgaattttctttaaaatgaaaaacatctatattgattctgacttttctacatccaactcacaggtttataatTACTTCGAGAAAAAAGATGATTAATTTAACTCTTTTAGAAGGggagatatggtcatttgttctgggaatgtcattttcgagtctgaaacctgaaaaacaggcttggggcctaACAGGTTAACAGATGAAACAGGTTAAGTTTCAGAACTTTGTTGTTGACAAAAACACTCAATGTTTCAGAGCCTGGAGCCACTGTTGAGCGGATCTCTTATGGTGAGAGGATTGTGTTGAGGCCTGACCCAGTTCTATCAGACCGGGGCTATGAAAAAGGTATGTCTCTTCAGGTTATCTTTCTCAACTTGAACAGAGCTAGCTCTTACCCCTGTTCATTGATAAACTCTTCCATTCTCTTAGAACCCCTTGGTCCCAGGGATCCTTACGGCAGAGATCCATATTATGAAAGAAGATCAGACCCTTACATGGAGCGCCGGGAGtacagcagagagagggagttATACAGAGAGAAGCCCCCACCTGAATATGAAAGAGAACGATATGAGAGGGAGCGCTATCCACCACGAGAGAGAGATGACAGGTAACATATTTCCTCATTTATTTTTCCAAACTGTAGGGAAGTGAGCTGCTTCCGTACATatgtcattttatttttctatgTGTCTGCTTTGATTCAAGCACACAGTTGATGGTTGAAGAAAGGTACTTTATCACATTGTTTCAATACATTGTGATTAGTGTGCctgtttaaaggtcccatgtcatggccatttctactgatcataattccattgttgaggtctactaaaatagatttatattgtgcaattttccaaaatcgcattggtttctcatacagcatctctgtatagtatgtgtattcactctctgtcctaaacggcctgttggagctcctgccccccactccctatgagcccagtgggacacagcgaaacccagcccgaacacacacacacacccccgcagcctggctgggagtttgtgtgtgtgctcacataccgactcacagcctcgccgcgtcccgccgtctcagggaggagaaatcggcggagctgcagctgagaaaagattgtgtGTGAGGAacctaacggctccgcggatgtAACGTAACAGCTCCACGGATtagtccatttgggtatgggcacgtcactgtacccaggaagaaaacaatggaaaaagacaaatctccaacgaggcgttctggggcagcatagacaggtcttttctgtgttagagttttactccctacagggtgtactttgagggtttgtgactttgcagaccgtttacatgcagaaaaaccttcataacacacaaggggacggataataaccggaaaagcatgacatgggacctttaaagaaatTCTGTTGACAAAACGATGCTCCTCCTCTGTGTAGATCTCCACTGGCACCTGCGCCCCGCTCAggatacagggagagagagcGGGAACTTCGAGAGAGAGACCGAAGTGACAGTCGTGACCGAGAGGAGCATTATGGAAGGCCGGGCTATGACAGACCTCCATATGAGCGCAGCGGACCCGACCGTGGCGTGCCTGAGCGGTACGGCCATAGCTCCTCACCGTACGGTATGGTCAACCCTGGATCTGGTAACAGTAGTCAATAAAGGTTAAACAAAATGCCATTCAGAAATAACTTCAATTGCAATTATTTCTTACAGGAGAAAGAAGAAGTTATCCAGAGGAAAGGGGGCCTCCCACTGCATCACCCCTCGCACCTCCCCCACAGCCAGCCCCGCGCGTTGAGAAAAAGCCAGAAATCAAGAATATTGACGATATCCTCAAACCACCTGGAAGATCATCTCGGCCTGAAAGGGTACTTATCAATATCGCAAAGCTTCCCAATGTACCATCACAGACTATTAGTTGTGTGATATCTAGTACTCATTTTTGTGAAATACATTTTCACAGATTGTCATCATAATGAGAGGGCTTCCAGGAAGCGGAAAAAGCCACGTGGCAAAGCTGATACGGGTGAGTAGTCATAACAGAAaatcatgtaatataatgttatcatgtaatgtaatgttatcatgtaatataatgttGATAAACAATATACAGTAATACCAAATGGAAACATACAAATATTGCTTTTTTTCTCTTGTTGATGATATTAAGGATAAGGAAGTGGATTGTGGCGGTGCACCCCCAAGAGTTCTTGTTTTGGACGATTATTTTATGACGGAGGTTGAGAAAGTAGAGAAAGACCCAGACACAGGGAGACGAGTGAAACGCAAGGTGAGTCTGACCTGCAGTAAAACATCGGAGAACAGTATCAACCTTACaattattattgttataatATAAACTCTAATTAAACGAAATCTGTCGTGCAGGTTCTTGAGTATGAATATGAGCCAGAGATGGAGGATACGTACCGGAACAGCATGctgaaaacatttaagaaaactCTGGATGACGGCTTTTTCCCCTTCATCATTTTAGACACTATTAATGACAAGGTTAAACATTTTGACCAGTTCTGGAGCGCAGCCAAAACAAAAGGCTTTGAGGTGAGTTCTGTTCATGAATGACTCGTATTATTATTCCTCTTTCAGTCTGCCCTGTGCTAAAGAGGTTTGCTTTTTATTATTTGAAGGTATATCTTGCTGAGATAACTGCAGACACTCAGACTTGTGCAAAGAGAAACAACCATGGGCGCACGCTAAAGGATATTTTGAAGGTTTGTCACATAAAATTACTTTCTCAGATAGATTTTTTACGGGAGTAATGTCCACAGAGCGTCATGTAAATAGAGTGCTGCTCTAAATAGACAATTTTGTTTACAGATGTCAAACAACTGGGAGGCTTCACCTCGGCATATGGTGCGATTGGATGTCCGGTCCCTGCTTCAGGATGCAGctatagaggaggtgaggtcttCACGAATTTGCGGTTCTCATGGTATATTCGTCCTTTTTGTAGTCACTGAGCTAAATTAACATGTGCTTCTGTTGTTAGGTCGAAATGGAAGACTTCAACCCCGATGACGAACCCAAGGAGCcgaagagagagaagagagaggaggaagaagagggtgATAAGGTAGGACATGAAATCTTGAAACTGACACATAGTTTTTAGAATAATTTTCACCTAATTGTATTCCCATCCACCACATAAGGCTAATCCAGTTATTTAATATATCATTTAGAAAATATCAGAGAAAAATATAATTCAGTGAGATaaagataagtagctcaaatgAA is part of the Pseudochaenichthys georgianus chromosome 24, fPseGeo1.2, whole genome shotgun sequence genome and harbors:
- the ylpm1 gene encoding LOW QUALITY PROTEIN: YLP motif-containing protein 1 (The sequence of the model RefSeq protein was modified relative to this genomic sequence to represent the inferred CDS: deleted 1 base in 1 codon; substituted 1 base at 1 genomic stop codon), giving the protein MYPSWGNYGAPPSQNFGGQGPRKQPGGGNIGPVAPGFGGFEAPSAGSMFSSLQEQHLQQMQQLQMLHQKQLQSVLHHGSNANANAYGGGGGGGGGHNVGYSGSSWHPEGAGHSDSNAGAQSYYQQDEATRGPPAPQTGQPQPPPLPPQPHPNDSKPVPPPPEPQSTKPPENIAAPKEKESNNKNPPTPEDDNSLQLQEQQQRWYKQHLQNLQKLKQEKAKQNQKEGGGHGPPPPSGHAVPPPPPSEPPKGAPPPPPPKEEPPAPPPPPDEGKSDTLEDPEEAARLQELQAAAAQWQKVQQERVGLQYQALMQQHEKLQQILEKYQQLIQQPANLASMSAEMQLRHYEMQRQQFTPLFQEWDRSFVLWYEQFKTYPHKDQLQDYERQWKQWQEQMNATNAHLQERVATLTAMVPFASNQYSSGMMGPFGHYPGQDIHMQQHTTIPGLQHSPAGVGPNSQGPPPTGFGPHSESPAGPPVRGSSPAGLGVRPPGPPAIQPTSNSVSGPRPALPTGNNPRYDQPQQGFDGPPRFDQPNRFDGPPRFEQTQHRFDGPPRFNQPQQRFDGPPRFNPQQQRFDGPPRFNQQQQRFDGPPRFDQQRHRFDGPPRFDQPRQRFDGPPRFGPPSRFDQPQRPPGPAPFERPPGPQQQQQVVQPKAQPATTDLKTPGKTAGQLQSEKEKGKSKPGDKANSDDLTDDNLLGTEGFFVQKDPIPQTLNTSTKPEESEDNHASNKSEKPKPGNDKPSVTAPSSVTAPSSVASKNPAAQSSLKPDGPLTKNKTPQVPKPSGIQQETGQMQSRPDQPRHPPGRGRGQPPGPVQGRGRGQMGHGDFRGPNSIPLGGEIEEMPYDYMPLEENLGMPEEQEEYHWQDPSYEECGDEESEEPPEEMWMQDGYHYAAEEEYYEEPIXGPPFGRGGPPMGRGGPPMGRGGPPMGRGGPPLGRGGPPFGRGGPPFGRGGPNMGRGGPQMGRGGPPMGRGGPPMGRGGPPMGRGGPPMGRGGPPMGRGGPHMGRGGPPMGRGGPPMGRGGPPMGRGGPMDMYWEDPESAEYPEEDDPYWGERRPPMRGMRPPFPPGRGRPPPGHPGFMHQGRGRPPHPAHGPMDHEALGQGINMDDTEMDPTMHTGHEPHSHPMHPDAGRERHGVPPPPHKVIDSIEDPMYSEDMERDLDWQPSHGREPSHGREPPHGREPSHGREPPHGREPPHGREPPHGREPPLPPHEIIDPEGMRRRSMGRGMARGMSRPGPTHEEYEERHKEGFVEDYGHGEHGRWRPPQDHPPGDYRHEAKYGYESEWDRERAPPERDYPPRMLRPEPYREERERGHPHSYDEHDRGRGELRIREYRDEPAYRQDDQPYPPSAPPSEWDRLSRLSPSPVRGYPAEYENRRPRYEDPREETLLPAASPITNLPEHDPESQGSSGSNVLALSQRQHEIILKAAQELKLIRELHEGKTPGTAPQPESADIPAELPAGLLGLEIPADIRNVLKGMSAAAQTASTEPGSWDKPAATRYQTSLSAATPSVIPKTVDYGHGHEPGATVERISYGERIVLRPDPVLSDRGYEKEPLGPRDPYGRDPYYERRSDPYMERREYSRERELYREKPPPEYERERYERERYPPRERDDRSPLAPAPRSGYRERERELRERDRSDSRDREEHYGRPGYDRPPYERSGPDRGVPERYGHSSSPYGERRSYPEERGPPTASPLAPPPQPAPRVEKKPEIKNIDDILKPPGRSSRPERIVIIMRGLPGSGKSHVAKLIRDKEVDCGGAPPRVLVLDDYFMTEVEKVEKDPDTGRRVKRKVLEYEYEPEMEDTYRNSMLKTFKKTLDDGFFPFIILDTINDKVKHFDQFWSAAKTKGFEVYLAEITADTQTCAKRNNHGRTLKDILKMSNNWEASPRHMVRLDVRSLLQDAAIEEVEMEDFNPDDEPKEPKREKREEEEEGDKGYIPKSKWEMDTSEAKLDRLDGLGSGGKRKREDMSGLEDYLQLPDDYATRMSQPGKKRVRWADLEEKKEADRKRAIGFVVGQTDWERITDESGQMAQRALNRTKYF